A genomic stretch from Candidatus Deferrimicrobiaceae bacterium includes:
- a CDS encoding ferritin family protein, which yields MPEAPESFDRIVEQCILMEIQAMNLYTTLANRVEDEETARLLRYLAEMEESHVGRLVEIFTEANKDAEKTLSHVDIIKAFRSEAWKMHKARLAGAGLTETSSLDDYLTFAIVSEAHARTHYEQLSAQAKDSPAKEIFRTLSREEATHEEHLKRTQQSFREKR from the coding sequence ATGCCGGAAGCCCCCGAAAGCTTCGACAGGATCGTGGAACAGTGCATCCTCATGGAGATCCAGGCGATGAACCTGTACACAACGCTTGCCAACCGCGTGGAGGACGAGGAGACGGCGCGTCTGCTGCGGTACCTCGCCGAGATGGAGGAGTCGCACGTGGGGCGCCTCGTGGAGATCTTCACGGAAGCGAACAAGGACGCGGAGAAGACCCTCTCCCATGTGGACATCATCAAGGCCTTCCGGTCGGAGGCGTGGAAGATGCACAAGGCTCGCCTGGCGGGGGCCGGTCTCACCGAAACGTCGTCCCTGGACGACTACCTCACCTTCGCGATCGTCTCCGAGGCGCACGCCCGCACCCACTACGAACAGCTCTCCGCGCAAGCGAAAGACTCCCCGGCGAAGGAGATCTTCCGGACCCTCTCCCGCGAGGAGGCGACCCACGAAGAGCATCTGAAACGGACGCAGCAGTCGTTCC